In Cellulomonas sp. Y8, the genomic stretch CCGATGGCCCGGCGCAGGTGCACCAGGCCCACGACGTCGTCCGAGTCGTCGCCGATCACCGGGAACCGGGAGTGCCCGGTCTCGCGGGACAGCCGGACGACGTCGGCGGCGGTGTCCGCGCGGCGGAGCGTGACGACGCGCTGCCGGTCGGTCATCACATCGACCGCGGTGAGGTCGGTGAACTCGATCGAGTTGGTCAGCAGGGTCGCCGTCGACTCGTCGAGGGTGCCCTGCTGGGCCGACCGCTTCACCAGGGCGGCGAGCTCCTGCGGCGACCGGCCGCCGGACAGCTCCTCCCGCGGCTCGACGCCCATGCGCCGCAGCAGCGCGTTGGCGCTGGAGTTGAACAGGGTGATCAGCGGGCGCAGCGCGGAGGTGAAGCCGGCCTGCAGCGGCGCGACCCAGCGCGCGGTGCCCAGCGGGCGGCTGATCGCGAAGTTCTTCGGCACCAGCTCGCCGAACAGCATCGAGAACCCGTTCACCAGCACCAGCGTGACGACGAGCGCGACCGCGCCGCCGATCGCCGGGCCGAGGAACGACCCGCGCAGCGGCTCGGCCAGCAGCGCGTTGACGGCAGGCTGCGTGGTGTAGCCGAGCAGCACCGTGGTGACGGTGATGCCGACCTGGGCGCCGGAGAGCTCCGTCGACAGCCGGCGGAGCGCCTTGAGCACGCTCTGCCCGCGGCGGTCGTCGGGCCGGGTCTGGCCCTCGACGACCCCGGGGTCGAGCGTGACCAGGGAGAACTCGCTCGCGACGAACACCGCGGTGCCGGCGGTGAGCACGACGCCGAGCGCGACGAGCAACCAGTCGGTCAGCACGGGTCACCACCCGCGGCGCGCACGCCCGGCGGTACCGGGACGCGCACGGGGTGGGTCAGGAGGCAGGAAGGGCCGGCATGGTCTCCCCCGGGCACGTCGGCCCGGGTGGGACGCCGGCAGCGACTTGAGCTGCTCATGGTGGCGCAATCATACGAAACCTCCACACGCGCGCTCTACGCTGGCGAGATGACCTTCGCATCCCGCCCCGGCGCCGGTGCCGGAACCCCCGCGGGCGCCCCGGGCGCCGCATCCACCTCGGTCCTCGTGGTCGAGGACGAGCCGGCCATCGCCACCGCGGTCGCGCGACGGCTCGCCGCCGAGGGCTGGCAGGTCGAGACGGTCGGCGACGGCCTGCAGGCGGTCGACGCCGCCGCGCGCCTCGCGCCCGACGTCGTCGTGCTCGACGTGATGCTGCCCGGCATCGACGGCCTCGAGGTGTGCCGCCGGATCCAGGCGGACCGCCCGGTGCCCGTCCTCATGCTGACGGCGCGCGACGACGAGACCGACATGCTCATCGGCCTCGGCGTCGGGGCCGACGACTACATGACGAAGCCGTTCTCGATGCGCGAGCTCGTCGCGCGGGTCAAGGCGCTGCTGCGCCGCCAGCAGCGCGCAGCCCTCGCCGCCGAGCTCGCCGCCGCGGGCACCGAGTCCGCCGAGCCGCCGGTCGCCGTGGGCGACGTGGTCATCGACCGCGCGCAGCGCCGCGTGCACCGCGCGGGCGAGGAGGTGCACCTCACGCCGACGGAGTTCGACCTGCTGCTCGCCCTCGCCGCCAGCCCGCGGACCGTGCTCACCCGCGAGCGCCTGCTGGCCGAGGTCTGGGACTGGGTGGACGCCTCCGGGACCCGCACGGTGGACTCGCATGTGAAGGCCCTGCGCAGGAAGCTCGGCGCCGACCTGATCCGCACCGTGCACGGCGTCGGCTACGCCCTGGAGCCGGCCGGCGCGGCGGGCACGGCCACCCCGGGAGGCGGCCCGGCGTGACGGTGCCGACCCCTCCCCGGCACCAGCGCCCGGCGCGCGTGGGCCGGCTGCCGGACGTCCGCCCGCTCGACCGGCTGCGGTCCATCAAGATCAAGCTCGGCGTCCTGGTCGCGGCCGCGGTGTTCGTGGCGGCGCTCCTGACCTGGATCGGGCTGAACAACGCGCTCGGCCCGTCCCGGACGTTCCCCATCGTGATCGTCCTCGCGCTGGTGATGACGCAGGTGCTCGCCCGCGGCATGACGTCCCCGCTGCGCGAGATGACCTCCGCCGCCCGGGCGATGGCCGCCGGCGACTACAGCCGCCGGGTGCGCGCGACCAGCCGGGACGAGGTCGGCGAGCTCGCGACGGCGTTCAACCGGATGGCCGACGACCTCGAGCAGGCGGACCTGCTGCGCCGGGAGATGGTCGCCAACGTGTCGCACGAGCTCCGCACGCCGGTGACCGCCCTGCAGGCGCAGCTGGAGAACATCGTCGACGGCGTCGAGGACCCGGACCCCGAGACGATGAAGGCCGCGCTCGCGCAGACCCAGCGCCTCAGCCGGCTGGTCGCCACCCTGCTGGACCTGTCCCGGCTGGAGGCGGGCGCCGTCGACCTGCAGGTGACCGACGTCCCCGTGCAGCAGTTCCTGGAGGAGGCGGCGCAGGAGGGCCGCCTCGTCGGCGCGTCGAAGGACCTGACGTTCCCCGTGGTCGTCGACCCGCCGGAGCTCACCCTCCCGGCGGACCGCGAGCGGCTGCACCAGGTGGTCGCCAACCTCGTCCAGAACGCCGTCCGGCACTCCCCGCGGGGCGCCCCGGTCCGGCTGGAGGCGCACCGGGCCGGCGGCTGGGTCCGGCTCGACGTGATCGACCAGGGTCCCGGCATCGCGGCCGACCAGCGCGAGCGGGTGTTCGAGCGGTTCGCCCGCGGGAACTCCCCGGCGATCACCGGCCAGATCTCGACCGGCGGCACCGGCCTGGGGCTGTCGATCGTCCGGTGGGCGGTGACGCTGCACGGCGGGACGGTCGAGGTCGCGGACAGCGACACGGGCTGCACGATGCGGGTCATGCTGCCGTCGCGGCGGACGTCCCGGCCGGCGACCGCGGCCTTCTGAGCCTGCCGGGCTCCCCCGGGCGGCGGAGGCGCGGCCACCCCCGGGTTCCACCTCGCGGCTGATCCGCGGCGCGCGGGTCGGTCCCTAGGGTCGAGACATGCCACCCGACGCGACGCACGCCATCGAGGTCTCCCACCTCACGAAGACGTTCGGCCAGGTCCGGGCCGTGGACGACCTGAGCTTCACGGTCCGCCCCGGTCGGGTGACCGGGTTCCTGGGCCCCAACGGCGCCGGCAAGACGACCACCCTGCGGATGCTGCTCGGTCTCGTGCAGCCGACGTCGGGCACGGCCACCATCGGGGGCCGGCGGTACACGGCGCTCGACCGCCCGATGCGCACCGTCGGCGCCGCCCTCGAGGCCGCCGACTTCCACCCCGGCCGCACGGCGCTGGACCACCTGCGGCTGTACGCGCCGCAGGCCGGCGTGCCGGATGCCCGGGCGCACGAGGTCCTCGACCTGGTCGGCCTCGCCGGAGCCGCGAAGCGCCGGGTCGGCGGGTTCTCGCTCGGCATGCGGCAGCGGCTCGCGCTGGCGACCACGCTGCTCGGCGACCCGCCGGTGCTGCTGCTCGACGAGCCGGCCAACGGGCTGGATCCCGAGGGCATCCGCTGGCTGCGCGACCTGCTGCGGGCGCTCGCCGCCCAGGGCCGCACGGTGCTGGTGTCCTCGCACGTGCTGTCCGAGGTCCAGCAGACCGTGGACGACGTCGTCATCATCGCCGGCGGGCGGCTCGTGCACGCCTCCACGCTCGCCGAGCTCAGCGGGCTGGCCGAGCCGCGGGTCCGGGTCGCCTCCCCCGACGGTGCCGCGCTCGACGCGCTGGTCGCCCGCGCGGGCTGGCAGCGGGTCGCCGGGGCGCCCGGCGTCGCCGAGCTCGTCGGCACCGACGTCGCCACCGTGGGGCACGCGGCGTTCGCCGCCGGCCTCGAGCTGCACGAGCTCGCGGCCCACGGCGTCGGCCTGGAGGACGTGTTCCTCCGGCTCACCGCCCCCGCCCCGGCCCGCGGCGCGCACGCGGCGCCCGCCGACGGCCCCGCCCCCGCCCCGACCGACGCCCCCGCCGGAGGTGCGCGATGAAGGACTCCCTGGTCTCCGAGTACCGGAAGATCGTCACCACCCGGACGTGGTGGGTGCTGCTGATCGTGATGATCGGCTACATGGCGTTCATGGGCGCCGCGATGGCGTTCGCGTTCACCTTCGACGGCGCCGAGGTGTCCGGCACCGACGGCGCGCCGGTCGTGGCCGACCCGATGGCCGTCGTCACCGCGGTCTACACGCTGCCCGCCTCGTTCGGGTACGCGCTGCCGCTCCTGGTCGGCCTGCTGTCCGTCACCGCCGAGTTCCGGCACCGGACGCTCACCCCGACCCTGCTGGCGCAGCCGGACCGCAACCGGTTCGTCGTCGCGAAGCTCGTCGCGAGCATCCCCGTGGGCGTGCTGTACGGCGTGCTCGGCACGCTCGCGACCGTCGGCGCGGGCGCGCTGGCGTTCGCGTTCACCGACGCGCCGAACCTGCTCGGCGAGGGCGAGGTCTGGGGCATCATCGCCCGGACCGCGCTGGCCCTCACCGTCTGGTGCGTCGTGGGCGTCGGCCTCGGCTTCGCGATGCCGAACCAGGTGGTCGCGATCGTCGTCGTGCTCGCGTTCACGCAGTTCGTGGAGCCGATCGCCCGGCTGGTGCTCGGCCTGAACGACGCGACCGCCCCGATCGGCAAGTTCCTGCCCGGCGCGGCCGGCGAGGCGATCAGCGGCGGGTCGTTCTACTCCGCCACCGGCGCGGGCTCGCTGCTCGGGCCGGCCGCGGGTGCCGCGGTGCTCGTCGGGTACGCGGTGCTGCTCGCCGTCCTGGGGCGGTTCACGACGCTGAAGCGCGACATCACCTGACCAGGTGACGGCCGCCGGCGGGCGCGCGAAATCAGCGCGACCGCCGGCGGCCGGAGCGACCATGATCCCGCCATGAGCCGCGAGCACCTCTCGAAGCACCTGGTCAGCTGGGCGTCGATCCTCGAGCCGAAGACCCGCGAGCAGGCCGTCCGCACCGCCACGATGCCGTTCGTGCACCCGCACGTGGCCCTGATGCCCGACGCCCACCTGGGCAAGGGCGCGACGGTGGGGTCGGTGATCCCGACGCTCCGCGCGATCATCCCGGCCGCCGTCGGGGTGGACATCGGCTGCGGCATGATCGCCGTGCGCACCGCCTGGTCCGAGGACGAGCTGCGCGCGGCCGGTCCCCTCACCCCGCTGCGCGAGGCGATCGAGGCCGCCGTCCCGGTGTCGGCAGGCGGGTACAACACCGCGCTCACCGACACCGCCGCGGCGCGGGTGGCCGACCTCGAGGCCGCTGCCGCGGAAGCCGGGTTCGACCCCGGCCGGTACGCCGGGACCTGGCGGCTGCAGCTCGGCTCGCTCGGCTCCGGCAACCACTTCATCGAGGTCTCGGTGGACGAGACCGGCACCGTCTGGCTGTTCCTGCACTCCGGCTCCCGGGGCGTCGGCAACAAGATCGCGCAGCACCACATCGCCGTCGCGGCCGAGCTGTGCCGGCGGTGGTGGATCCCGCTGCCCGACCCCGACCTCGCCTACCTGGTCGAGGGCACCGACGAGTTCTGGGCCTACGTCCGCGAGCTGCGGTGGGCGCAGGACTTCGCCGCCGCCAACCGCGAGGAGATGATGGACCGCGTCGTCGCGGCGATCGGGGCCCACATGGGTGCGCCGGTCGACGAGGCCGAGCGGGTCAACTGCCACCACAACTTCACCGAGCAGGAGCAGCACTTCGGGAAGACGGTGTGGGTGTCCCGCAAGGGCGCGATCCGGGCGCGGCGCGGGGAGCCCGGCCTGATCCCCGGGTCGATGGGCACCGCGTCCTACGTGGTGGCCGGCAAGGGCGACCCGCTGTCGCTGACGTCGAGCCCGCACGGCGCCGGCCGGGCCCACTCCCGGTCCGCCCCCCGGCGGCTGTTCACCCGGGACCAGCTCCGGGAGGCGATGGCGGGGATCGAGTACCGGGACACCGACGCTTTCCTCGACGAGATCCCGGCGGCGTACAAGGACATCGACCAGGTGATGGCGGACGCCGCCGACCTCGTCGAGGTGCGGCACGTGCTGCGCCAGGTCGTGAACGTCAAGGGCGACTGAGGCCGTCGCCGTCCCGCTCCCCCGCCGCCCGCGTCCGCGCGGCGAGGCGGGCGAGCGGGGCGGCGGCTCGCCGCACGGCGTCCGCGTCCTCGGTCGCCATGCCCGCGAGCGCCGCTCCGAGCGCGCGGGCCCACCCGGCCTCGACCGGCTCGCGGCGGGCCCGGGCGTGGGAGGTCGGGTGCAGCCGGGTCACCCGGCGGTCGTCTGCGTCCGCGGCGCGCTCGACCAGCCCGCGACCGACGAGGCCGCGCAGCGCGGCGCTCACGTTGCTCTGCCGCAGGTCGAGCCCCGCGGCCACACCGCCGACGCTCGTGCCCGGGTGCGCGTCGACGTAGCGCATCACCTCGAACTCGGTCGGCGGCAGCGGGGGCAGCCCACCGTCGTGCGCGCCCTCGGCCCGGCGCACCGCGCGGGACAGGTCGTGCAGCGCGACGGCGAGGAGCCGGAGCTCGTCGGCCGCGGGGTCGGTCTCGGGGTCGGCCCCGGCGTCGTCGGCGGGGCGGAGTCGGGTCACTCCGGGAGGCTAGCAGCGCCTATGAACGGACATATATGAGTTCATAGATATGATGCTCCGGTCCGCGGCACCGCGCCGCCCTCCCCCGTGCTGGAGCACACCCCATGACCGCTGCCCCGGGCACCGCCGTGCCTGCCGCCACCCCGACCGCCGACGCCGCACCGGCCGCCGACGCGACCCCGCCGCGCCGCGCGCTCCCGCTCGCCACCACCGTCGTGCTCGCGCTGCTCACCGCGATCGCCCCGCTGGCGACCGACATGTACCTGCCCGCCTTCCCGCAGCTGGCCGTCGACCTCGGCACCACCGCGACCGCCGTGCAGCTGTCCCTGACCACGTTCATGGTCGGGCTGGCGCTCGGGCAGCTGGTGATCGGCCCCCTGTCCGACCAGCGCGGCCGCCGCGGGCTGCTCATCGCCGGCAGCGCCCTGTGCGCCGCCGCCGGGCTGGCGTGCGCCCTCGCCCCGTCGATCGGGTTCCTGATCGCCGCGCGGTTCGTCCAGGGCTTCGCCGGCGCCGCGGGCGTGGTGCTCAGCCGGGCCGTGGTCGCCGACCGCGCCCGGGGCACCGCCGCCGCGAAGCTGTTCGGGATCATGATGCTGATCCAGGGCGTCGCGCCCGTCGCGGCCCCGCTGCTCGGCGGCACGCTGGTGACCGCCGTCGGCTGGCGCGGGGTGTTCGGCATCCTCGCCGGGCTCAGCGCGCTCATGCTGGTCGGCGTCCTGGCCCTGGTGCCGGAGACCCGGCCGCGCGACGCCCGAACCGACGGAGGGCTCGCCGCCACGCTCCGCGACGCCCGC encodes the following:
- a CDS encoding MarR family winged helix-turn-helix transcriptional regulator — translated: MTRLRPADDAGADPETDPAADELRLLAVALHDLSRAVRRAEGAHDGGLPPLPPTEFEVMRYVDAHPGTSVGGVAAGLDLRQSNVSAALRGLVGRGLVERAADADDRRVTRLHPTSHARARREPVEAGWARALGAALAGMATEDADAVRRAAAPLARLAARTRAAGERDGDGLSRP
- a CDS encoding response regulator transcription factor, with translation MTFASRPGAGAGTPAGAPGAASTSVLVVEDEPAIATAVARRLAAEGWQVETVGDGLQAVDAAARLAPDVVVLDVMLPGIDGLEVCRRIQADRPVPVLMLTARDDETDMLIGLGVGADDYMTKPFSMRELVARVKALLRRQQRAALAAELAAAGTESAEPPVAVGDVVIDRAQRRVHRAGEEVHLTPTEFDLLLALAASPRTVLTRERLLAEVWDWVDASGTRTVDSHVKALRRKLGADLIRTVHGVGYALEPAGAAGTATPGGGPA
- a CDS encoding ABC transporter ATP-binding protein, which codes for MPPDATHAIEVSHLTKTFGQVRAVDDLSFTVRPGRVTGFLGPNGAGKTTTLRMLLGLVQPTSGTATIGGRRYTALDRPMRTVGAALEAADFHPGRTALDHLRLYAPQAGVPDARAHEVLDLVGLAGAAKRRVGGFSLGMRQRLALATTLLGDPPVLLLDEPANGLDPEGIRWLRDLLRALAAQGRTVLVSSHVLSEVQQTVDDVVIIAGGRLVHASTLAELSGLAEPRVRVASPDGAALDALVARAGWQRVAGAPGVAELVGTDVATVGHAAFAAGLELHELAAHGVGLEDVFLRLTAPAPARGAHAAPADGPAPAPTDAPAGGAR
- a CDS encoding ATP-binding protein, with the translated sequence MTVPTPPRHQRPARVGRLPDVRPLDRLRSIKIKLGVLVAAAVFVAALLTWIGLNNALGPSRTFPIVIVLALVMTQVLARGMTSPLREMTSAARAMAAGDYSRRVRATSRDEVGELATAFNRMADDLEQADLLRREMVANVSHELRTPVTALQAQLENIVDGVEDPDPETMKAALAQTQRLSRLVATLLDLSRLEAGAVDLQVTDVPVQQFLEEAAQEGRLVGASKDLTFPVVVDPPELTLPADRERLHQVVANLVQNAVRHSPRGAPVRLEAHRAGGWVRLDVIDQGPGIAADQRERVFERFARGNSPAITGQISTGGTGLGLSIVRWAVTLHGGTVEVADSDTGCTMRVMLPSRRTSRPATAAF
- a CDS encoding RtcB family protein; translated protein: MSREHLSKHLVSWASILEPKTREQAVRTATMPFVHPHVALMPDAHLGKGATVGSVIPTLRAIIPAAVGVDIGCGMIAVRTAWSEDELRAAGPLTPLREAIEAAVPVSAGGYNTALTDTAAARVADLEAAAAEAGFDPGRYAGTWRLQLGSLGSGNHFIEVSVDETGTVWLFLHSGSRGVGNKIAQHHIAVAAELCRRWWIPLPDPDLAYLVEGTDEFWAYVRELRWAQDFAAANREEMMDRVVAAIGAHMGAPVDEAERVNCHHNFTEQEQHFGKTVWVSRKGAIRARRGEPGLIPGSMGTASYVVAGKGDPLSLTSSPHGAGRAHSRSAPRRLFTRDQLREAMAGIEYRDTDAFLDEIPAAYKDIDQVMADAADLVEVRHVLRQVVNVKGD
- a CDS encoding ABC transporter permease; the encoded protein is MKDSLVSEYRKIVTTRTWWVLLIVMIGYMAFMGAAMAFAFTFDGAEVSGTDGAPVVADPMAVVTAVYTLPASFGYALPLLVGLLSVTAEFRHRTLTPTLLAQPDRNRFVVAKLVASIPVGVLYGVLGTLATVGAGALAFAFTDAPNLLGEGEVWGIIARTALALTVWCVVGVGLGFAMPNQVVAIVVVLAFTQFVEPIARLVLGLNDATAPIGKFLPGAAGEAISGGSFYSATGAGSLLGPAAGAAVLVGYAVLLAVLGRFTTLKRDIT
- a CDS encoding hemolysin family protein, coding for MLTDWLLVALGVVLTAGTAVFVASEFSLVTLDPGVVEGQTRPDDRRGQSVLKALRRLSTELSGAQVGITVTTVLLGYTTQPAVNALLAEPLRGSFLGPAIGGAVALVVTLVLVNGFSMLFGELVPKNFAISRPLGTARWVAPLQAGFTSALRPLITLFNSSANALLRRMGVEPREELSGGRSPQELAALVKRSAQQGTLDESTATLLTNSIEFTDLTAVDVMTDRQRVVTLRRADTAADVVRLSRETGHSRFPVIGDDSDDVVGLVHLRRAIGVPYERRDEVPAAALMIDAPRVPETVHLGPLLVELREHGMQMAVVVDEYGGTSGVVTLEDVVEELVGDVADEHDRRRTAASRRADGAWVVSGLLRPDELTETTGLVVPEDGPYETLGGLVMAALGRVPEAGDEVRAGDVLLRVETMARRRVERVVVQPARAAADAEGAAR
- a CDS encoding multidrug effflux MFS transporter, with amino-acid sequence MTAAPGTAVPAATPTADAAPAADATPPRRALPLATTVVLALLTAIAPLATDMYLPAFPQLAVDLGTTATAVQLSLTTFMVGLALGQLVIGPLSDQRGRRGLLIAGSALCAAAGLACALAPSIGFLIAARFVQGFAGAAGVVLSRAVVADRARGTAAAKLFGIMMLIQGVAPVAAPLLGGTLVTAVGWRGVFGILAGLSALMLVGVLALVPETRPRDARTDGGLAATLRDARSVLGNRRYLGWTGALVLGFAAMFAYISASPFVLQNVLGLSVGAYSVAFAANALGLGVVAGLGTRLVDRFAPQRLLAVGVAAVAVLSVLLLLDVVLLGLPRWPTLVLLFLAVSSLGLVFGNATTLATDEVAHAAGTGSAVMGALQFGVGAAVSPLVGLAGERTAVPMAVTMLVLAVGAVLAARFAATAPARAEEVVPAGA